The DNA window AACCATACCTTTATTATTTGACACATGAGAAAACACTGGCTTTATAGTACTATATTGTGGCATACAGTATCACTATTGTTTTGACATGCTGGTGCACAATTTTATGTTTTCCCCCGAGCTTGATGTTATACTTGTGCTTATCTGATCGCAGGTTTTGCGAATACTAGAGGGCGACACGGTCATGGAATCACCACGCCAATACGGTGGTTCCCCTTCCCTATGAAAAGCTCACTCTGAAGAACTAAACTAAAGAACTGTTTGTTGCAAAAGTTGTTCACCATGAAAACTGCATTCTTGTCCAACTTTTGATTTATATAGTTTCATTTCTATAATTTTGCCTATTTTGTATAGTAGAGGGAGCGCCTAGGATTAACAAGGtagtaataataaatatatagaaTAGGAGTGAACACCTTGAAATTGTTTAAGAAATTTTGTAAACATGTGCTTGTATGAATGACCTTCAACAGATTCCGAAAGCATAGTATATATAGCTCTTCTATGCTCTTCTATGCACTTGCGTTGATTCATTATTTGGTTTTTATTGTGCACAACTTGTTCTCTTTATATTAAACATAATACTAGTGTCCAAACAGTGACACAGacattttttttcagatttttttttcCAGAGGTATCGGTgctatataatttataattgataGTGTTAGTAGCAAACAAACTAAGACAGTTTGACTTATCTTTAATCATTAATGATGAGTTGTagtttttgaaacaaaataaaaacatgatCTTTGTTGTCTGATGATGACAATTGACAAAAGACTAAGAAGCTGAACGTGATCAAGTGACATGTCAAGTGTTTGTTTCTATGTTATGTTTGGCATTAAATATCTCATAACAAAAAACAAGGTATCAGACACTTTATCCTTAGGGACACTTTATCCTTAGGGGCAACCAACTTCTATGGTCATTGTCCTTATATCTTTGTAATAAAGAAACGTCAACATAGGGTCTAAATCTTGCAGAATCCTGAGGTATCCGTTCCCTAAGTAAAAGGAAGCAGTAGTGTAGTGTGGTGAGTTTCTTGTTGATTTAAAGTTGAAAATTATTAGTAATTTGCTATCAATAACTTAtcgacaattttttttataagaaagtgCTAACAAATGGAAATTTTATCTCCTAATAATCCATTTTCCATATAAAAAAACTCTAATCACCTCATTTTCCACTTAGTTCAAAAAGTTCAATTATGtaactttttttatttagtttaattttatttagttttacatttatgtaatttatttttccgcatttatttttgttattttattttttaaaggtgTTGATAGTCATTCTCACAACACCAAATTTGTAGGATATTTCGTTTTTCTAATTagttaaaatatttgaattatgatattttattttgtcttaattttttctctttttatatacatttataaaaataagtggATTATGAAATAAATCAAGCGATGACATGCAAAAGatttatggaagttcaaaaagaataagaaaaagatAACAACTAAAGATGAAATTTGATCTTACCAGTGATCCGAGAGTATGTGAGAGTATGTGACGGGTAACAGTCGTAGGCTTGAATGATAACggaggagggggtgtacctgtAAGAAAAAGATAACAACTAAAGATGAAATTTTATCTTACCAATGATTAGAGAGTATGTGACGGGCAACACGTCGTAGGCTTGAATGATAACGGAGGATGGGGTGTACCTGTAGATACTCTGATGTTTAAGTTAGTTCGGGTAACTGATGTTTAAGTTAGTTCGGGTAAAGAGGTAGTGAAAAGGGTttaagaatagaatacctgaccctcctATAGAGGAGAGTATTTATAATGAGCCCCCAACGCTGGGCAAATGGTCTCTGTTATGGGCTGAGTGTCCAGTCCATAATGGATGACTGCCAGAATTCCTACGTGGAAGTAGGGATGAGCAGCACATGCTCATCGTCTTGAGTCAACTGTCCCGCAATTTTCGGATCATGGATGAACTTGCCTGTTACAAAGGGCAAGACAGTTTCTCTAGTCGCGGAAAACATGGGGATGAAGTTGGTGACGTGTCTTCGGGTGAAGAGCACGTGAGGAACGTGTTCTCTACAGACCCTAACGAATTAGGCCATAATCTTGGGTCTTGGGTCGTCCTTGACGTGGACGTAGATTGAACAGTACTTGGCGGTGGGTCAACCACATGCTAAATCTAAAACAAAATTCTATCTCAAAATTATTTAAGGTTTAGATACCTAAACAAGTAAGATTATAATTATTGTTTACTAATTTTTGTCTGATTCTTAGTGTATTCACGGTATTGTAAAAATTTCTAAAACTTGATTATTTTATAGTTGATTATCTTATTATATTCATACAAAATTGTATTTTTCTTAAAGCATAATTACTCTATTGTTTAATGATAAATTTATCCTTTGCTAATATCCCTTTGATCcttataactttttttaaacCATATATAAATTACATGTTTCTAACAACatatttttgtaattattaaattttatttaaatcagGTAGTTATAGGATCGAAAAAAAAAATGTGTGGAAGGGTTTTAAATTTGGAATGATATCCTTAAGagcatatataataaataaaaaatatgaaaagtaaataaatgaaatgaaaaaacgggtacctaaaacaaaataaaatgagaagagaattaaaataaattacatatgtggttaacaaataaagaaaaagtcttgaaatgttaaaaaaattcaataaagagTTGAAGTTGAAAAAGACAATAATCCACGTAGTTGAATGAAGGAAGATGGTGCCTAACTCAAATAATTTTGCCCATTTATCCTAAATTTATCATATCCTAATCAAAGTTATGCTACAACCCCAAAATCTTAGAAAATTGTGAGTGTAATAATGAAAAACAGCGGTCATGTGATACGACCATAATACTTATAGTTTTTAGTtacaatatatttaaataaaagctTGAGGAATTAAAGTCAAAGGTGACAAAGGTCATTAAAGTTGAGGAAAAATATAAATTGTTAGAATACCTCGCATAATTGTTATGGCCACAATCACTTTGCTTCTTCTATTTTCTTCTTGATTCTTTAAAGGATAACCTCGTTGGCGGATTCGACCAGGTCATTAGCTTGTGGGTGTTTGATAGAGACAAACATGGTTTGAGTGTCTATATGTTGTCATAATTCTCGTAATTTTGAGTTAGTAAATTTGGGCTCCATTATCTGAGACAATGCATTTTGGGCTCCATTATATGAGAACTCGTTTTATATTCCAATTGAACATTTACACGTTGAGGACCTTGAGGTCATCCTCATAAGGTAGGATCCCGACAATGTCTCTATCCAAGAAAGTGGCATCGAGGACGAATTAATGACATGCATTACTAACAAACATATCTTTTGTGCAAGGAACTTGACTCGCCCCTTCCAACGAATCTTATGGCTATGGTGTTAAGGGCGTGATAATTAGATCATCCTTGGATTATTTCTTCAGGTTCTTTATCTCGCCCAGGCTGGAGGCTCTTTAGCCTATCGTGCCTAAAAGGCTGAATTCTCGCTCTGCAACTGAATGTCGCTCCCTGGACATATCTCTTGAGATGTCCTTCTTGAATAAGGaactttatttaattatttacctAGTGGCAATCATCTATGTGGTGACTCTAGTGTGGAAGACTTCTAGCCACATTTTTTATCGCTTGGTATTTAAGGGAGTGTAATTTTCCACAAGTGTTCTAGAAGGTTGAACGCCCCTTGTTAGATTGGTTAGAATAGTTGTTATTGTGTTGACTTGAGGAGTCTGATTCGTCGTTTTCTCGTTCCTTTGCGTATCTAACTCTTTTCTCCATGTTGCTTTCATCACCTTTGCCATAAATTTCCGCTCTCGCCATTATCTCCTCCATAGAGTCATTATATTTTTGGGCAAGATACTTGTTGAAATGTATGACTTTCAGCTCATTTTAGAAGGGTTTTACAAACATTTTTTCGTTGGGGTTTACTACCTAGATTGCTGCTTCATTAAAACGTCATAAGTACTCACACAACGACTTAGAGTGCCCTTGACGTACACTAAAAGGACTCATTGTGGTCACCATGCGGTGCATACTAGCCAAAATCTGGCGGATCCATTTTTTGGATAAATCTTGATAATTGGTTATAAAGAATTGTAAATATTTATATACGAACGCAAGGCCATTCCTTGTAATCTTTCGGAGATAAATTGAATTGAATGTCACTAGAGGGAGGGATTGAAATTCTCTAGAACTAGGGCGTCCCAAATCTCAGTAGAAAGGGGTTAGGAGTCCAAAACCTTTGTGCCTTGTTGTGGATCATTatcttgtcgttgttgttgttggatgTTCTAGAGGATTATTTCTAGAGTTTGGTTCTAGCGACATAGTTAATTCATATTAGCCTGCATCTCCGGTATGACCTCTTTGTCGCTAGTACTAGACGAAACTCACGTGACCACCATTATGAAACAACATCTAGGTTAACATAACTCTTAAAGGGATGAAACCTACAAATGTTTATCAACCCCACAATGATCACCAGTTGTATTTGTTGTGACTACAATAGTAGTGACCTCCCTGCGATCTTTCGAACAAGGGGTGTTTAGGTTAGTGATTTGTGAAAAATGATGATCTAACCTAGCCTTTGAGGGAGGTATATACAAACCTATATGACCTAATGGAATATGCAAAATCTTGAGGTTATTTCCTCGGCCTAGACTCACACAATCTCGCTCCATTAGGGAATGTGGTGAGTGACTCAACTCCTAGGATATCTAAAGGCGTGGCGAGGTCGCCCATATGCCAAACacatgtttcgtatttatttaaacTCTATGTGCATTTCATGTAGTCATAAGTGAATGAGTTAAGGTTGTTGATCCTTAGAAGGATTGAACCACAATATTCAAAGGACTTTTGTGTGTCTCAATCTCATATATTATTGATTGAATTTTATACTTGCAATAGAAGATAGGTTTGAACACTATATTACTGGTGTATTGGAATAAGCTATCGAAAAATTCAATGGTATTAAACATATGCGTAATAGTTGAACAAATCGGGTAATCGAGAGTTAATCCAAACTCAATACATATCCATATTTGAACAAATTGGGTAACACCAAAGTCGACCCGAACCCAAAACTATCATATTAATACGGGTCTTCGAGTTGGACTAGATAATGCACGCCCCAAAATtcgataataataaattaatttgatttgggTTTAACTTAAAATTAGTGGGCTATATACTATTTTTACATAAGTTTTGAATCTATGCAACATTGGGTTTTTACCTCAAAAAGAAGGGTATGCACTGCGCTTTCTTCTTCCACCATTGCTCCAGCTGTTAGGGTTTGCAAATTCAGTGTCTGTGACTGTAATGGACACCGAAGAAGACCCTCCTCAAAATCAGACCAAAAGGTCAAATTCCTTACTCCTCCATTGTTTCTTTTACgttttttacatttcattttccacaTTGATCATTCTTCATGCTTTATCACTATTCAGTTGAAATCTAGTCAAacaaaataattagggttttattgtaTTCAATTCCTTGATATGTAAGAATATTCCAGTTGTTTTTCAATTTGTATTGAAAATAACCAGTATCTTATATATAATAATCATTTCTCAAACTTGCTTTAATATCTGATCCCTTTTCTGCATGTTGTAAATttcattaaaatataaataagtaaTAGAATCAATAGAATCTCTTGGAGGAATACTTGTGGTCCTCTCTGACTCGAGAGATTAGTCTCAGTCTCTGCAGTTTCGCACAAAGGATACCCTGTTTATACACGCAAAAAAAACATAGAATCTTCCATGATCTTCATAGTTGAATTGAAAATTTATTTCtttgtatatgattatttaaacATAGCTAAATTCTTGCTGCATAATACAGACAGAAATGCTCAGCATGCTATAAACAATATAAAAAGAAAGAACATCTTATTGAGCACATGAAAACCTCTTACCACTCTATCCATCAGCCGGAGTGTGCGATCTGTAGAAAGCACTGCAAATCTTTTGAATCTCTGAGGGAGCATCTTATGGGTTAGTTATGAGTTTGTTGTATATTCGATCCGATCTAAGTATAATGGCTTGTAATGTGTAactgatttttcatttttttgtgcCCTTTTGTTTTAACTGTTTTAGGACCTTTGGCTAGAGGACTTTGTTCAGCGATATTCTCGAAAGGGGGTTGTAAACTTTGTTTGACACTAACTGATAGTCCTGCTTCTCTCAGTGAGCATCTAGAAACCTGTCAACTATCTGCTCCTGTTCCTCTTGTAAGTTGGTTATTAGCAATCGGAAATGTTCATAATGAAATAAGATATTTGATTTGATGTGttctattcaaacaaaataagtGAAAAAGTTCTGCTTATGATTGATGTTTCATGTGtcttttgttttgttattgttaGGAAGTTCACTTTGTGTGTCGAACTGTTGCAGGGCACAAGTGAATTGCCCTATACAGACTCCAATATCGATTTTTTGGATTCTTATGATGAAAACGATGCTGACCGGCGTCCTAAAGCAGTTGCGTTGGACTGTGAAATGGTTGGGGGTGGAAGTGATGGATCACTGGAAGTTTGTGCTAGAGTATGCTTGGTTGACGAAGATGAGAACTTAATCTTGCACACATATGTAAAGCCTCGACTCCCTGTTACTAATTATAGGTACTTCATCCTTTTAAGCatgattgtttttctttattgtcAAAACGGAAAGCTGGATGAAGACTAATGAGTGTTAGGGTTGGCTTTGTTTGACAATTTTCAGGTATGATATAACTGGGCTGACCGAAGAGCATCTTCGAGATGGTGTGCCACTTAAAGAAGTTCGGGAAAAGATATTGCAAATTTTATACAATGGAGAGTCCATTGGAAAAGTTAGATTGGATGGTGGAAAGGCCAGGCTTCTTGTAGGGCATTCGTTGGCATATGATTTAGATTGCTTGGAAATGAGTTATCCTGATCACTTGTTGAGGTAGGTGTTTCTTTACAATCAATTATTTCAGTTATTTTCCTGTTCAGCTCTTTAAGTGCTAGTCGTCTTTTATTCGAtgaacaaataaaacaaaacaattatCGAAAAGTGCTGAGTTCCTCACGTTCTTTTCTCATTTCTGTTGCCTACTATACAAGATCATATAAGGTGCATTGTAGCAGAGCTCACTTGAACTGTATAGTTGTTACAGCTATCAGTTTTTTATCAGCATAAATAAGTTTTCAGATTTTACTGATCCGTTCTATTCGGTTCCTTGGATATTCCTTAATCTGACTACTGTTGTAATCATTTTTATCTTTTAGGATTTCTGagcaaatatttatatttatttaaactaaaatgtTGCCTATGCATATATTTTGTGTTGCAGAGACACTGCAAAGTACTGTCCATTGATGAAGACAAATGGTTCTAGCCATTCGCTCAAGTATCTTACCAGAACATATCTAGGGCAAGTTGCATTTTTCCCTCAAGTTTCTCCAAGTCTTGAATTGCTTCATTAAATCTCGAGTTTTCCTTTCTCTATTATATAATCACACCACTTATCGACATATTGACCTTATTTGATTGTCCTGCATAGATTGCTGCAGTTAAATTTCTTAGTATCATCTGCAATGTTTTAATCTGTCTCGATTATAATTGTGGTTTTGCTTTACAGTTATGATATCCAAACCGGCACACACGACCCATATGAAGATTGTATTTCTGTGATGAGGTTGTACAAGAGAATGCGAGGTCAAAGCCATGAGGAGAGAAGCTACCGAAAGTTGATGGGAAAGTTGACTCAAAGTGACAACATTGTTGAAATGTGTGATATGTGGAGGTCCAAGGAACTGGACAACCTCACTCCAGATGAACTTTATGCCATCTCAGAATCAGACTATAAGTGTTGGTGTTTGGATCTGAAGCCAAAATTAGCAAATGCTTAGGTTATTTTGATCATTGCATCACTCCATAATACCAATCAATCAGTGTACATTTCTTAGCATCTGTTTGGATTATCTTCTTTTTGTGTCAGTGACATGCGTTTAGGGTTAAGCTACACTTGGTAGCAGAAACTTATCACATACTCAGAAATCGAAATGTT is part of the Vicia villosa cultivar HV-30 ecotype Madison, WI linkage group LG2, Vvil1.0, whole genome shotgun sequence genome and encodes:
- the LOC131653895 gene encoding uncharacterized protein LOC131653895 isoform X2, with the protein product MDTEEDPPQNQTKRQKCSACYKQYKKKEHLIEHMKTSYHSIHQPECAICRKHCKSFESLREHLMGPLARGLCSAIFSKGGCKLCLTLTDSPASLSEHLETCQLSAPVPLGTSELPYTDSNIDFLDSYDENDADRRPKAVALDCEMVGGGSDGSLEVCARVCLVDEDENLILHTYVKPRLPVTNYRYDITGLTEEHLRDGVPLKEVREKILQILYNGESIGKVRLDGGKARLLVGHSLAYDLDCLEMSYPDHLLR
- the LOC131653895 gene encoding RNA exonuclease 4-like isoform X1 is translated as MDTEEDPPQNQTKRQKCSACYKQYKKKEHLIEHMKTSYHSIHQPECAICRKHCKSFESLREHLMGPLARGLCSAIFSKGGCKLCLTLTDSPASLSEHLETCQLSAPVPLGTSELPYTDSNIDFLDSYDENDADRRPKAVALDCEMVGGGSDGSLEVCARVCLVDEDENLILHTYVKPRLPVTNYRYDITGLTEEHLRDGVPLKEVREKILQILYNGESIGKVRLDGGKARLLVGHSLAYDLDCLEMSYPDHLLRDTAKYCPLMKTNGSSHSLKYLTRTYLGYDIQTGTHDPYEDCISVMRLYKRMRGQSHEERSYRKLMGKLTQSDNIVEMCDMWRSKELDNLTPDELYAISESDYKCWCLDLKPKLANA